A window of Kribbella voronezhensis genomic DNA:
GGCGGTGGGGAAGCCGTTGCCGAAGGCGTGTGGGACTCGTTGGATGGTTGTGTTCGGGGTTTGGGACCAGGTGCACTGTTCGGTGGTGCCGTATTTGAAGCAGACCTGGACGTCCAGGAGGACCGGGACGCGGTCGTTGAGAGTGGTCGGCTGGATGCCTGCTGTATTGGGGTCGGAGTCGAGGAATGCGTCGACCTTGGCCGTGGTGCTGTCCCATTGGGTGTTGACGCTGACGCCGCCTGCACCGCTGTCGGTGACGGTGAGGGCGGTCGGGTCTTCGTTCCAGCCGACCAGGTCATCGGCGCTGCCGTAGCCGGAGACGCGCCACTTGACCTTGGCGGTCACCGAGGAGGCGAGGCCCTTGGGCGGCCCTGCGGCCGTGACTCGGACGGTGCTCATCGTCGTGGTGCGCGGGTCGGCGGCGGGTGAGGTCAGCGAGGTGCCGCCCCAGCCGAACTTGTACGTCGCGTTCGACGACAGGGTGCCGGCCGGCGTTTGGGCCTGGGCGACGATCGTGTGCAGACCCGGGGTGTCCTTGCTGAAGGTGACCGGGAACTTGGCGACGTTCGGGTCGCTGGACGGGGGGATCTTGATCTGGCCCTCGGCGCCGCCGGTGAAGTTGGTGGCGGGGCGTTTACCGTCGACGATGAGGCGCAGGTAGCCGGGGGCGTTGTAGCCGACGCCGGTTGCGGTGACGGTGCAGGTGACGTCGGCGGTGGGCGGGTTGTCCTGCCAGGAGTCGTTGTTGTTGTACGGCGCAGGGCAGGACACGGTCGGCTGCGATGGGACCGCTGCGCCGGTGCGGAGACGCTGGTTGTAGCCGACCCACGGGCCGTCGACGCGGCCGTCGTTGGCCTTGGCGCGGATGTAGAGCAGGGTGTTGTCGGGGAGTGGAGTATCCGCGGACGGGCGGCAGCCGGCGAGGGTGCCGGAGGCGTAGACGTGGGTGGTGCAGGTGCCCCAGACCTTCAGGGTGTCGGCGGTGCCGGTGTAGAACTCGAAGATGTACTTGACGGTGTTGCCGTCGGGGTCGGTGGCCTTCGTGCGGACCCAGGGGGTCAGGCTCGCGGAGTACAGCCACGAGGTCGTTTCACCGGGTGCTGCATAGGCGACGGCTTCGCTGGGCTCCACTGTGGCGGGCTTGGCCGGGGGTCGGTTCCAGGTGATGCCGATGACGGGGTCCTTGGAGCCGGTGGTGGAGTAGAACTCCTTCCAGGAGTTCGCGTCCGCCTCGTTGGCGGCGACGAGGGCGAGGCCGCCGACGGTGTACGAGGCGTTCGACCATGCGCGAGCCAGACTCGTCATCGGGATGATGATCCGGCCGCCGGGGCAGGCGCTCGAGAAGCCCTTCGCGGCGGACAGCGAGCCGTAGACGGTGCCGAGTGCGGGCTGGTTGGCCCAGCGGGTCGCGGTCGTGGCCAGCGTCATTGTCGAGCGGACGTTGACGGTCGAGGGGGTGCAGGAGGCTGAGGTGTGCTGCCAGATGTTCAGCCACGACGACACGATGTCTTTGCCCTTGAAGGGAGCGGTGTCGAAGTTGAGGAACGACCGGGCCACACCGGTCGGGGTCTTCCCGACGCGCAGTTCGGTGTTGGCCGACTGGTCACCGGAGACGTCGCTTTGGACGAAGGTGTCGAAGTTCGCGTACGTCGCGGTGGTCGCGTACGTCGGGTCGACGGTCACCGGGAACTGCCGGGCCGGGTCGAGGAACCACTTCGCGTCCGGGGCGATCACAAGGGTCGCCTTGCCGGGGTTGACCTGCTCGACGGTGACCTTCACGGTGGTCTTGGCCGAGGCCGAGTCCCACATGTCACCGACCGGGATGGTCGACCGTACGACGTTCTTGGCGTCGACGAAGTTGATCGAGCCGTCCGGCTGCGCCTTCGCCGTCAAACCCTTGGTGCGCAAGGGAATTCGCCATACGGGTGCGGCGGCCGGGCGCTGCTTGACGACGAAGTCGTTCTCGAAACCGTTGCGGCGGGCATCCAGAACGAGGTCGACACCGGGCTGGACCTCGGCGTACGTCGCCTTGGTGCCATCCAGCGTCGGTTCGGGGAGTTTCCACGGTGAGATCCACTCCACGGACCTGCCGGGACCGGAGTCGGCGGAGGCGAAGACCTGACCGGTGGCGGCGTTGTGCTTGCCGAGACGCAGACCGTGCTGCTGCGCACGGGGCGCGACCGAACCGTCGATCCCCTTCTGCAGGGTCAGATCGACGCCCTTCCACGCGCCACCGGACTTGAATCGGATCGGCGCCGCGTGCGCTTCGGTGGTCATCGTGCCGTCGGGGTTCGACCAGGTGGTCGACGTCTCCGTGCGCATCGACTCGACCTCGACGCGCGAACCCTGCGAGCGGGCAGTCACGGCCGCGGAGACGACGTCGGGACGCGAGTCCACCTTCTTCGGGGGAACGGCAGCCGGCTTCTGATCGGTGGCTGGGAGGGCTTCGGCTTGCTGGGCTTCCATTCCGACGGCCAGCAGGGCCAGCGAAACAACCGCGGCCACCACTCCTCGGGGAACTTTTCGCCATCGGGCGTGGGGTGATCGAGCTAGGACATTCACGGGGCAACCCCTCAGGTCACGCCGACCGGGCGACATCGACGACAGGGCAGGGTCGTCGAGCGGGTCGGCGACCCAACCATCGCCCGCCCAGATCCCCCTGTTACCCACATTGCCACTTGTTGCAGGCCGTTCTGCAACAACGTGCAACCACCTTGACGAGACAGCCGCCGGACCCTATCGAAGGTTGCTTAGGGCAACAGATTCGGCTTGGTCGGCGCAGTCGTCTCTGAAGTGGCGAGCTATTGACAATCGATAGGTAATGCATGATTCTCGATGTATGTTTACCGAGAATCGCGTGGTTGCCATGCTCAGGGTGGTGTTGGTCGTGCTGTTCGGGATCCTGGTCCTGTTCCAGACGATGTCGCTGCCGGGGCAGTTCGCGTACATGGCCAAGGAGTCGCCGGAGGACGCCTATCTGAGGTGGCCGGCGACGATCGTGTCGGTGTTCCTGGTGCTGTGTGTCGAGGTCGTCGTGGTGGCGACCTGGAAGCTGCTGACGCTGGTCAAGAACGACCGCATCTTCAGCGATTCCTCGATGGCGTGGGTGAACACGATCGTCGGTGCGATCGCCGCCGCCTGGCTCGTACTCGTGGGCGTCCTCCTGTACGTCGGATTCAAGGCGAACGACCCAGGTCTGCCGCTGCTGCTGTTCCTGCTGGTGACCGGCGTCACCGTGCTGGGTCTCCTGATGGTCGTGCTGCGCGCGTTGTTGCGCAGAGCAACTACCTTGCAGACCGAACTGCAAGGGGTGATCTGATGCCGATCGTCGTCCGCATCGACGTCGAGCTGGCCAAGCGCAAGATGAGCGTGGGCGAGTTCGCCGAGCGCGTCGGCCTCACCCCGGCGAACGTCGCCGTACTGAAGAACGGCCGAGCCAAGGCCGTCCGCTTCAGCACCCTCGAAGCGATGTGCCAGGTCCTCGACTGCCAACCCGGCGACCTCCTGGAATGGGTCGAAGAATGAGTCGGCACAGAACTTTCTGAGTAGAGGTCAGAAGCTGGCCGCTACTGTTCCTAAGCTCGAGGCATGACAACGAACGAGCAGCAGGTCCTGACCGGTGAGCGTGCCGACATCCTCGAGTTCCTCACCAAGCATCGCTACTTCCTGCGCCACACGGCGGAAGGCCTTTCCGACGAGCAGGCGAACACTCGCAGTACGGTCAGCGCCTTGACGGTCGGCGGGTTGATCAAACACGTCACGCTGGTCGAGCGGCGGTGGGCGGAGTTCGCGCAGACGGGCGGTGGCATGCCCGAGACGGCGGACTTCACTCCCGAGCTGGTCGAGTGGTGGGAGAACCAGTTCCGCCTGACCGACGGCGAGACGCTGGCCGGCGTACTGGCTGAGTACGAGAAGGTCGCGGCGGCCACCGACGAGCTCGTCCGCACCCTCGATCTCGACAAGAGCCACGAGCTTCCGGCCGCTCCTTGGCAGCCGCCGGGCGTCTTCTGGTCCGCCCGCCGCGTCTTCCTCCACATCGCCGCCGAGACCGCCCAGCACGCCGGCCACGCCGACATCATCCGCGAGGCGATCGACGGCCAGAAGTCCATGGGCTGACTTCTCACCTTCGTACGGCGTACGTCCGGCGGCGGACCGGGCGTACGGAAGTGGGTGGAAAACCTGGGGACATGGTGGTGTTCGGCGGGTTAGCGTGCGGACGTCGGTACCTCGGCTTGGAGGAGTCTCGTGAGCGGTTCGGAGTACGTGATCAGGGCGCTGCGGGACGACGATCCGGAAGTCATCGCGGCGGCAATGGCCGCGATCGGCTGGAACAAGCCGCTGTCGCAGTACGAAAAGTACGTCGCGCAGCAGCGAGACGGTGTGCGCAGCGTCCTCGTGGCCACGGTCGACGACGAGTACGCCGGCTATGTCACGGTGAACTGGAAGTCGCCGTACCAGCCGTTCAACGGGATCCCGGAGATCCAGGACTTCAACGTGCTGCCGAAGTTCCGCCGCCGCGGGATCGGCAGCGGTCTGATGGACGCGGCCGAGGCGTTGGTTGCCGAGCGCTCCGATGTCGTTGCCATCGGCGTCGGTCTGTACGCCGACTACGGCACGGCCCAACGCATGTACGTACGCCGTGGCTACATCCCCGACGGCCGCGGCATCCTCTACAAGCTCGAGCCGGTCCCGCCAGGCGAAATGGTCCGCAACGACGACGACGCCATCCTCATGTTCTCCAAGCCGCTCCGCTGACGGCAGGATGACGACGGAGGAGCCTTGTGCTGCTCCTCCGTCGCCGGGCGCCGGATCAGGGTGTCGGATCCGTGTACGTTCCTCCGAAGATGTCGCTGTTGCCGAAGGTTGCCGGGCAGGTGCCGAGCACATTCGGCGGGCTCAGCGGGTTGGCCGTGTAGAGCGAGGCACGGTAGGCGTTGATCGACCCGCACGGTGCCGCGTCGCGGGTGTCGTTCCAGACGGCGACCGCGAAGTCGTTGGTCGCCGCGGCGTAGACGTAGTCGCCGAGGAACTCCGAAATCAGAGCGTTCGCGCTGCTACCGCGGGGATCTCCGACCGGGCTGCGTTCGAGCTCCGACCAGCCGGTCGGTACGCCGTTGACCACGT
This region includes:
- a CDS encoding DinB family protein, which gives rise to MTTNEQQVLTGERADILEFLTKHRYFLRHTAEGLSDEQANTRSTVSALTVGGLIKHVTLVERRWAEFAQTGGGMPETADFTPELVEWWENQFRLTDGETLAGVLAEYEKVAAATDELVRTLDLDKSHELPAAPWQPPGVFWSARRVFLHIAAETAQHAGHADIIREAIDGQKSMG
- a CDS encoding DUF2975 domain-containing protein, translating into MFTENRVVAMLRVVLVVLFGILVLFQTMSLPGQFAYMAKESPEDAYLRWPATIVSVFLVLCVEVVVVATWKLLTLVKNDRIFSDSSMAWVNTIVGAIAAAWLVLVGVLLYVGFKANDPGLPLLLFLLVTGVTVLGLLMVVLRALLRRATTLQTELQGVI
- a CDS encoding helix-turn-helix domain-containing protein, whose amino-acid sequence is MPIVVRIDVELAKRKMSVGEFAERVGLTPANVAVLKNGRAKAVRFSTLEAMCQVLDCQPGDLLEWVEE
- a CDS encoding GNAT family N-acetyltransferase, with the translated sequence MSGSEYVIRALRDDDPEVIAAAMAAIGWNKPLSQYEKYVAQQRDGVRSVLVATVDDEYAGYVTVNWKSPYQPFNGIPEIQDFNVLPKFRRRGIGSGLMDAAEALVAERSDVVAIGVGLYADYGTAQRMYVRRGYIPDGRGILYKLEPVPPGEMVRNDDDAILMFSKPLR